AAGCTGCCCCTCTCCACCACCCCCCTCGGCAACGAGGGCAACAACCCGGAGTGCAAGAACGGCAGCATCCGCGTCGCCCTCCAGTGGTCGTGCAACACCGTCTTCGCCAAGATGAGCGACGATCTGAGCAACGACGAGATGATGAAGCAGTCGGAGAAGTTCGGCTTCAACCGTCCGCTGGAAAGCGGCGACCAGGACACCCCCGTCCGCCCGGCGGTCAGTGTCTATCCCAAGGACAACCGCCCGCAGAACGCCCAGGCCGGCATCGGCCAGGCGTCCAACCGCGCCACGCCGCTCCAGATGGCGATGGTCGCCTCGGCTGTCGCCAACGACGGCAAGCTGATGAAGCCCTACATGGTCGACCAGCTCGTCGCGCCGAACCTGAACGTCGTCGAGCAGACCAAGCCCAAGCAGCTGAGCGAGCCCGTCTCCGCCGAGAACGCCCAGAAGCTCCAGTCGGGCATGGAGACGGTCGTCAAGGAAGGCACCGGAAAGGCCGGCCAGATCCCCGGCGTCACCGTCGGAGGCAAGACCGGTACCGCACAGCACGGAGAGAACAACAAGGACAATCCGTACGCCTGGTTCATCTCCTACGCGAAGACGAGTGACGGATCTCCCGTCGCCGTCGCTGTCGTGGTGGAGAGTTCCGACACACTCCGCAGCGACATCGCGGGCGGCAAGCTCGCGGCGCCCATCGCCAAGGGCGTGATGGAAGCCGTCCTCGACGGGAAGCAGTGACGCGTACCAGCAGCACAGGTGACCCTGGTCACCACGGACACACCGAGCACGCAGGAGTGGCCGGGTAACGTATGCCGAGCAGCACACCGCCGTGTCGCAGGCCGGACGTTCGACGCGCCGCGGCACGGAAGACCGGAGAGGGCTGGAGACTATGGAAGAGCCGCGTCGCCTAGGCGGCCGGTACGAGCTGGGCTCGGTGCTCGGCCGGGGAGGCATGGCCGAGGTCTACCTCGCGCAGGACACCCGGCTGGGCCGCACGGTCGCGGTCAAGACGCTCCGCGTCGACCTCGCTCGCGATCCGTCGTTCCAGGCCCGCTTCCGCCGCGAAGCCCAGTCCGCCGCCTCGCTCAACCACCCGGCGATCGTCGCGGTGTACGACACGGGCGAGGACTACGTGGACGGGGTCTCCATCCCGTACATCGTCATGGAGTACGTGGACGGCTCCACGCTCCGTGAGCTGCTCCACTCCGGCCGCAAACTGCTGCCCGAGCGCTCCATGGAGATGTGCGTCGGCATCCTCCAGGCCCTGGAGTACAGCCACCGCAACGGCATCGTCCACCGCGACATCAAGCCGGCGAACGTCATGCTGACGCGCAACGGCCAGGTCAAGGTCATGGACTTCGGCATCGCCCGCGCCATGGGCGACTCCGGCATGACCATGACGCAGACCTCGGCCGTGATCGGCACCGCGCAATACCTCTCGCCCGAGCAGGCCAAGGGCGAGTCCGTCGATGCCCGCTCGGACCTGTATTCGACCGGCTGCCTGCTCTACGAGCTGTTGACCGTACGGCCGCCGTTCATCGGGGACTCCCCGGTCGCGGTGGCGTACCAGCATGTGCGCGAGGAGGCGCAGCCGCCCAGCGCCTTCGATCCCGAGATCTCGCCCGAGATGGACGCGATCGTCATGCGGGCCCTGGTCAAGGACCCGGACTACCGCTACCAGAGCGCCGATGAGATGCGCGCCGACATCGAGGCCTGCCTCGACGGGCAGCCCGTCGCCGCCAGCGCGATGGGCGCCGCCGGGTACGGCTACCCCGAGGACCAGCCCACCGCGGCGATGCGCGCGCAGGACCCGCAGACCTCGATGCTGCCGCCCATGCGCCCGGACGACGGCGGCTACTACGACGATCACCGCGGACGCCGCAAGCCGAAGAAGAGCCCGATCTCGACGATCCTGCTGGCGCTCGCGGTGATTCTGGTGCTCGTCGGCGCGATCTTCATCGGCAAGGCGCTGCTCAGCTCGCCGCCGGACTCCAACGAGGTGCCCGATGTGAAGGGGCTGTCCGTCTCGGAGGCCACCGACCGCATCGAGAACGCCGGGCTGAAGGCCAGCAAGGGCCAGAGCGAGTACTGCGGCGAGAAGAAGGAGATGGTCTGCAAGACCGATCCCACCGCGGGCAAGGACGTCGACAAGGGCAGCACCGTCAGCCTGATCCTGTCCAAGGGTGCCGCGCCGCGCGCCGTCCCCGACGTCGAGGGCGAGGTCTACGCCGACGCCAAGCAGAAGCTGAGCGAGCAGGGCTTCAAGGTCAAGAAGAAGAAGCAGGAGTCCCAGCAGCCGGCCGGCAACGTCCTGGACCAGGACCCCGCCGCGGAGCAGAAGGTCCGGCGAGGCACCACGGTCACCCTGACGGTGGCCACCGAGTCCAAGCCGTCCGTCCCGAACGTCGTCGGCAAGAGCTTCGACGAGGCGAACGCACAGCTCACCACGCTCGGCTTCAAGGTCAAGAAGGCGGAGGAGGAGGACGAGTCCAAGCCCGCCGGCACGGTCACCAAGCAGAACCCGGGTCCCGGCAAGCAGCCGGAGGGCACCGAGATCGAGCTGACCGTCGCCAAGGCACCTGCCGACCAGCCCGCCACCGTCCCGGACGTCACCAACAAGAAGCTCAGCGAAGCAAGGAGCGAGCTGAAGGGCGCGGGCTTCAACGTCGGCACCGTCCACGGGGACAAGAAGGGCAATGCCGTAGTCGTGTCCACCACCCCGCCCGCCAACTCCCAGGGCAAGAAGGGCGACAAGATCGACATCATCACCCGCCCGGCCGGCCCCGGTGACGGAGGGGACGACGGCGGCGGTGGCGGCTGGTTCGGCGGCGTTGGGTGACCACCGTCGGTGACCCCCCTGGCTGAAGGCCGAAGGGGTCACCGCCCTGGCTGAAGACGGAGCCCCTCACTCTTG
This sequence is a window from Streptomyces sp. NBC_01775. Protein-coding genes within it:
- the pknB gene encoding Stk1 family PASTA domain-containing Ser/Thr kinase, which gives rise to MEEPRRLGGRYELGSVLGRGGMAEVYLAQDTRLGRTVAVKTLRVDLARDPSFQARFRREAQSAASLNHPAIVAVYDTGEDYVDGVSIPYIVMEYVDGSTLRELLHSGRKLLPERSMEMCVGILQALEYSHRNGIVHRDIKPANVMLTRNGQVKVMDFGIARAMGDSGMTMTQTSAVIGTAQYLSPEQAKGESVDARSDLYSTGCLLYELLTVRPPFIGDSPVAVAYQHVREEAQPPSAFDPEISPEMDAIVMRALVKDPDYRYQSADEMRADIEACLDGQPVAASAMGAAGYGYPEDQPTAAMRAQDPQTSMLPPMRPDDGGYYDDHRGRRKPKKSPISTILLALAVILVLVGAIFIGKALLSSPPDSNEVPDVKGLSVSEATDRIENAGLKASKGQSEYCGEKKEMVCKTDPTAGKDVDKGSTVSLILSKGAAPRAVPDVEGEVYADAKQKLSEQGFKVKKKKQESQQPAGNVLDQDPAAEQKVRRGTTVTLTVATESKPSVPNVVGKSFDEANAQLTTLGFKVKKAEEEDESKPAGTVTKQNPGPGKQPEGTEIELTVAKAPADQPATVPDVTNKKLSEARSELKGAGFNVGTVHGDKKGNAVVVSTTPPANSQGKKGDKIDIITRPAGPGDGGDDGGGGGWFGGVG